A single Candoia aspera isolate rCanAsp1 chromosome 5, rCanAsp1.hap2, whole genome shotgun sequence DNA region contains:
- the CNGA3 gene encoding cyclic nucleotide-gated cation channel alpha-3 isoform X2 yields the protein MAKVNTYHSYPAAHKPSAKTISVDPGRLENGMTRTHSQGEDTSSELQRVISMETEGMSDSQRDSFTGSGAMTRLSRFILLVRTWVRKHLQEEVQRSDSFLERFQGPEHKDVSSRDGNTQPNSERKNELQKKKKDAFVIDPSSNLYYRWLGIIAAPVFYNWCMLVCRACFDELQMEHLTLWLILDYSSDVIYVMDTFVRFRTGFLEQGLLVKDEKKLREHYQSTLQFKLDLLSLLPTDLGFFQFGMNYPELRFNRLLRFARLFEFFDRTETRTNYPNIFRIGNLVLYILIIIHWNACIYFAISKLIGFGTDSWVYPNISHPEHGRLSRKYIYSLYWSTLTLTTIGETPPPVKDEEYLFVVIDFLVGVLIFATIVGNVGSMISNMNASKTEFQAKVDSIKQYLHFRKVTKDLEARVIKWFDYLWTNKKTVEETKVLKYLPDKLKAEIAINVHLDTLRKVRIFQDCEAGLLIELVLKLKPTVFSPGDYICKKGDIGREMYIIKEGNLAVVADDGVTQFVVLSDGSYFGEISILNIKGSKSGNRRTANIKSIGYSDLFCLSKDDLMEALTEYPEAKKALEEKGRQILMKDNLIDEEAAKAGTDPKDLEEKVDKLESALDILQTRFARLLAEYTASQAKIKQRLVEVETKVKKYGSGTLSDAVDEAEKPEEKKKN from the exons ATGGCTAAAGTTAACACTTATCATTCCTACCCTGCTGCCCATAAACCTTCTGCAAAGACTATTAGTGTTGACCCTGGTAGACTTGAAAATGGAATGACCAG GACCCACTCCCAGGGTGAGGATACGTCTTCAGAATTGCAGAGAGTCATTTCCATGGAGACAGAAGGCATGTCTGACTCTCAAAGGGACTCATTCACAGGCAGTGGAGCAATGACTAG gTTATCAAGGTTTATCTTATTGGTGAGAACCTGGGTCAGGAAGCACTTACAAGAAGAAGTCCAAAGGTCTGATTCTTTTCTTGAGCGGTTTCAAGGGCCGGAGCACAAAGATGTTTCAAGTAGAGACGGCAACACTCAGccaaactcagaaaggaaaaatgaGCTGCAAAA gaaaaagaaagatgccTTTGTGATAGATCCTTCAAGCAACTTGTATTACAGGTGGTTGGGAATCATTGCAGCCCCAGTATTCTATAACTGGTGTATGTTGGTATGTAG GGCCTGCTTTGATGAGCTTCAGATGGAACATCTTACACTCTGGCTGATCTTGGATTATTCCTCTGATGTTATCTACGTCATGGATACATTTGTTAGATTCAGGACAG GTTTCCTTGAACAAGGACTGCTAGTTAAAGATGAAAAGAAACTAAGAGAACATTATCAGTCAACTTTACAGTTCAAGTTGGACCTCTTGTCACTTTTGCCAACCGATCTGGGTTTTTTCCAATTTGGAATGAACTATCCTGAGTTGCGATTTAACCGGTTGCTGAGATTTGCCCGGCTATTTGAGTTTTTTGATCGTACTGAAACAAGAACAAACTATCCAAATATATTTCGTATTGGGAACCTTGTCTTGTACATTCTCATTATTATTCACTGGAATGCATGTATCTATTTTGCCATTTCCAAGCTAATTGGATTTGGAACTGACAGCTGGGTTTATCCCAATATCTCCCATCCAGAACATGGACGTCTGTCCAGAAAGTATATTTACAGTTTATACTGGTCAACACTGACGTTGACAACCATTGGAGAAACACCACCTCCAGTGAAAGATGAAGAGTATCTGTTTGTGGTCATTGACTTCTTAGTGGGTGTGCTTATTTTTGCTACCATTGTGGGTAACGTAGGCTCTATGATTTCTAACATGAATGCCTCTAAGACAGAGTTCCAGGCCAAGGTCGATTCCATCAAGCAATACTTGCATTTTCGAAAGGTCACTAAAGATTTGGAAGCAAGGGTAATCAAATGGTTTGATTATCTATGGACCAATAAGAAAACAGTAGAAGAAACCAAAGTCCTGAAGTATCTCCCTGATAAGCTAAAGGCTGAAATTGCCATAAATGTCCATTTGGATACACTAAGGAAAGTGCGGATCTTCCAAGATTGTGAAGCTGGCCTCCTCATTGAGTTGGTGTTGAAGTTGAAACCTACTGTTTTCAGCCCTGGAGACTATATATGCAAAAAAGGTGATATTGGAAGAGAGATGTATATTATTAAAGAAGGGAACCTGGCTGTTGTGGCAGATGATGGGGTGACACAGTTTGTGGTTCTAAGTGATGGCAGTTACTTTGGAGAAATCAGCATCTTAAACATCAAAGGCAGCAAATCTGGCAACAGAAGAACCGCAAATATAAAAAGCATAGGTTATTCTGATCTATTCTGTTTGTCTAAAGATGACCTGATGGAAGCTCTCACGGAATATCCAGAGGCCAAAAAAGCACTGGAAGAAAAAGGACGGCAAATTTTGATGAAAGATAACCTAATTGATGAGGAAGCAGCTAAAGCAGGAACAGATCCCAAAGACTTGGAAGAAAAAGTAGATAAACTTGAATCAGCTCTGGATATTCTTCAGACGAGGTTTGCTAGACTTTTAGCAGAGTACACTGCCTCACAGGCTAAAATCAAGCAGAGACTTGTAGAAGTTGAGACCAAAGTGAAGAAGTATGGAAGTGGCACTTTGTCAGATGCAGTGGATGAGGCTGAAaaaccagaagaaaagaaaaagaattaa
- the CNGA3 gene encoding cyclic nucleotide-gated cation channel alpha-3 isoform X1, producing the protein MAKVNTYHSYPAAHKPSAKTISVDPGRLENGMTRTHSQGEDTSSELQRVISMETEGMSDSQRDSFTGSGAMTRLSRFILLVRTWVRKHLQEEVQRSDSFLERFQGPEHKDVSSRDGNTQPNSERKNELQKGTEEPYDEGERRKKKKDAFVIDPSSNLYYRWLGIIAAPVFYNWCMLVCRACFDELQMEHLTLWLILDYSSDVIYVMDTFVRFRTGFLEQGLLVKDEKKLREHYQSTLQFKLDLLSLLPTDLGFFQFGMNYPELRFNRLLRFARLFEFFDRTETRTNYPNIFRIGNLVLYILIIIHWNACIYFAISKLIGFGTDSWVYPNISHPEHGRLSRKYIYSLYWSTLTLTTIGETPPPVKDEEYLFVVIDFLVGVLIFATIVGNVGSMISNMNASKTEFQAKVDSIKQYLHFRKVTKDLEARVIKWFDYLWTNKKTVEETKVLKYLPDKLKAEIAINVHLDTLRKVRIFQDCEAGLLIELVLKLKPTVFSPGDYICKKGDIGREMYIIKEGNLAVVADDGVTQFVVLSDGSYFGEISILNIKGSKSGNRRTANIKSIGYSDLFCLSKDDLMEALTEYPEAKKALEEKGRQILMKDNLIDEEAAKAGTDPKDLEEKVDKLESALDILQTRFARLLAEYTASQAKIKQRLVEVETKVKKYGSGTLSDAVDEAEKPEEKKKN; encoded by the exons ATGGCTAAAGTTAACACTTATCATTCCTACCCTGCTGCCCATAAACCTTCTGCAAAGACTATTAGTGTTGACCCTGGTAGACTTGAAAATGGAATGACCAG GACCCACTCCCAGGGTGAGGATACGTCTTCAGAATTGCAGAGAGTCATTTCCATGGAGACAGAAGGCATGTCTGACTCTCAAAGGGACTCATTCACAGGCAGTGGAGCAATGACTAG gTTATCAAGGTTTATCTTATTGGTGAGAACCTGGGTCAGGAAGCACTTACAAGAAGAAGTCCAAAGGTCTGATTCTTTTCTTGAGCGGTTTCAAGGGCCGGAGCACAAAGATGTTTCAAGTAGAGACGGCAACACTCAGccaaactcagaaaggaaaaatgaGCTGCAAAA aggaactgaggagccttatgatgaaggtgaaagaagaaa gaaaaagaaagatgccTTTGTGATAGATCCTTCAAGCAACTTGTATTACAGGTGGTTGGGAATCATTGCAGCCCCAGTATTCTATAACTGGTGTATGTTGGTATGTAG GGCCTGCTTTGATGAGCTTCAGATGGAACATCTTACACTCTGGCTGATCTTGGATTATTCCTCTGATGTTATCTACGTCATGGATACATTTGTTAGATTCAGGACAG GTTTCCTTGAACAAGGACTGCTAGTTAAAGATGAAAAGAAACTAAGAGAACATTATCAGTCAACTTTACAGTTCAAGTTGGACCTCTTGTCACTTTTGCCAACCGATCTGGGTTTTTTCCAATTTGGAATGAACTATCCTGAGTTGCGATTTAACCGGTTGCTGAGATTTGCCCGGCTATTTGAGTTTTTTGATCGTACTGAAACAAGAACAAACTATCCAAATATATTTCGTATTGGGAACCTTGTCTTGTACATTCTCATTATTATTCACTGGAATGCATGTATCTATTTTGCCATTTCCAAGCTAATTGGATTTGGAACTGACAGCTGGGTTTATCCCAATATCTCCCATCCAGAACATGGACGTCTGTCCAGAAAGTATATTTACAGTTTATACTGGTCAACACTGACGTTGACAACCATTGGAGAAACACCACCTCCAGTGAAAGATGAAGAGTATCTGTTTGTGGTCATTGACTTCTTAGTGGGTGTGCTTATTTTTGCTACCATTGTGGGTAACGTAGGCTCTATGATTTCTAACATGAATGCCTCTAAGACAGAGTTCCAGGCCAAGGTCGATTCCATCAAGCAATACTTGCATTTTCGAAAGGTCACTAAAGATTTGGAAGCAAGGGTAATCAAATGGTTTGATTATCTATGGACCAATAAGAAAACAGTAGAAGAAACCAAAGTCCTGAAGTATCTCCCTGATAAGCTAAAGGCTGAAATTGCCATAAATGTCCATTTGGATACACTAAGGAAAGTGCGGATCTTCCAAGATTGTGAAGCTGGCCTCCTCATTGAGTTGGTGTTGAAGTTGAAACCTACTGTTTTCAGCCCTGGAGACTATATATGCAAAAAAGGTGATATTGGAAGAGAGATGTATATTATTAAAGAAGGGAACCTGGCTGTTGTGGCAGATGATGGGGTGACACAGTTTGTGGTTCTAAGTGATGGCAGTTACTTTGGAGAAATCAGCATCTTAAACATCAAAGGCAGCAAATCTGGCAACAGAAGAACCGCAAATATAAAAAGCATAGGTTATTCTGATCTATTCTGTTTGTCTAAAGATGACCTGATGGAAGCTCTCACGGAATATCCAGAGGCCAAAAAAGCACTGGAAGAAAAAGGACGGCAAATTTTGATGAAAGATAACCTAATTGATGAGGAAGCAGCTAAAGCAGGAACAGATCCCAAAGACTTGGAAGAAAAAGTAGATAAACTTGAATCAGCTCTGGATATTCTTCAGACGAGGTTTGCTAGACTTTTAGCAGAGTACACTGCCTCACAGGCTAAAATCAAGCAGAGACTTGTAGAAGTTGAGACCAAAGTGAAGAAGTATGGAAGTGGCACTTTGTCAGATGCAGTGGATGAGGCTGAAaaaccagaagaaaagaaaaagaattaa